The Chelonia mydas isolate rCheMyd1 chromosome 25, rCheMyd1.pri.v2, whole genome shotgun sequence genome includes the window AAGGGTCACATGTGACCCAGAATGTCTTAAAAGGTGGCAAGCGCAGCGTAGCCACAGCGGGGAAGCCATCACTGACCCACCGCAGGTTTGTTGTGCTGGCAACCTCTGCCAACAAGACATTCCCAGCTGTCTATCACGGCAGATGCAAGGAGGAGCAAAGACTATTTATGGGGGCAACACTTAGCTTTGGTTTCTAAATGGCATATAAATCAAACGTGGCCCTCAGGCTCCCAGCAGGTTACTCATGGGGCTCTGGGTGCCACAGAGCCCAGGTGCCCATCCTCCAGGAGATGAGGAATGACGTTATTTAATACCCATGGCTGGTGGGTGCAGCCCACGAGGTCTTTGCCAGCCCCTGCAGGTGGCGAAGGGTTAATAAAACACTGCACCCTTCTTTCCCCTGCTGCCTTGaaaatccacctcctgatgcgcctctcccctcccctgcagaggcGCCTTTGTAGAAAGGTTCTAAGGTTGTAGAAATATTTTCAGCTGACAGCCTTGATTAAAAACATTCCCCACCCTCTCCGCAGCATCTTCGCTCCTTTGGGGACTACGGGCCAAAGCCATCATCTGTGGGGGAAGGAGCGTGGCGCATCCTTGTGCCGAAACGGACCGATAGCCCCAGCGTGTCGGGTATGCAGACCCCTGAGCAGAGCAAAGGAAGAGGTGTAGGTGGAGATTTTTGCTGGAGCAGTAGCCTTTAAACATAGTGCTGGAGCTGCCACGGGCTTGTTATCCCGCCTGGCCTGGTGGAGAGAACAaactgtacttggcactggttacATCTGTACTTTCTAGTTCCCAGCCCTGCGCTGGGCGCTGCTGGGAATCCTCAGGGGCACGGTGGGGAGGAACCCTCCTCTCTAGGCTCCGGAGAAGTAGCAGTTCCACTCCACAGCTGCCCGTGCACCTAAGAACTGGCATAAGTCATGCTGCCGGAGTCTTTTTTTGCAGTAGTCATATTAAGTCTGGCGGGGGGGCCCTTGCCACTACGTGGCCTTAGTGTCAGCAAGCTCTCTTTGCCTGAGGGAGAAAGGTGCTGTTGCCCCTTAAGAAGCCTGGGGGATACACAAGGGTCTTAATtttcaagttttattttgtttaaaatttcctggTAATCGATGAGTTTTTattagaaaaattttaaaaaatgggtgaaaACTGGTGCAAAAAATTATCTTCACAGTTTTCTGGGTAGATATTGGGGTTAATATTTGGGGATGGGAGGTtaggaaaaaaagcaacaaatagagaaaaataagaatattgaaagtaaaagcagtttaatgctCCGGTTCGTTTCATGAACTGTAcgttaacaggtttcagagtagcagccgtgttagtctgtatccacaaaaagaaaaggaggactcgtggcaccttagagactaaccaatttatttgagcataagctttcgtgagctacagctcacttcatcggttgtaTACATGGAGGcacatgtctgtgtgtgtgcatcttCCCCACTACATTGTCTGACTGTAACAGACAGCGTCACATTTACACCAAGACTAATGTATTATTAACAGAAACACATCTACCTATTGTAATGGATTGGATGTTCTGAACTTACTCTGTCTTTTCATGAACTTGTCTGGTTCAAAATTTGGGTGAAAAGCAGGAATACCCCaataatagcttttgtaaaatGTGGGAACTTGTTGGTAAAAATtgttaaaaactgaaaacaaagggccataGGGATACTCCAGTCAAGCACCTGGCTGTAATTCTGAGATTCCCTCCTTGCCCAACTCCAGTCTCTCCAGCTAGGCCCTATATTGTATTCCTGGTTAGGGGATTGCTACAGTGCCTGGCAGCTTCCTTTCTGTACTAGAAGACACAGAGGGGTCTCATGTATCTTTTGCTCCCTGTATACCTGCTGCCTGGTCCCCCTCTCACCCTGGTGGCTGAGTTAGTGCCttcccagcctctgcccctccccaggctccaTATGCAATCCCACAGCAGCCTGGTTTCTTTCCCCAGCCTCCCCTGATGCCGCCCAATCAGCAGGCAGGCTGGCTTGTTCCTGCCTGCTTTCCCAACCTTCTGGCTCTCTCTGCTTCTGGCTTTCCACCTGCCAGTTCTCCACCCAGACCTGCTCCTCCATTCTTCCCTGGACTTGCCAGCTCCACACCTTTAGGTGGAGAGACTTTCCTAATGTCTCTgctcccagtgtgtgtgtgtgtgtctctggggcCAGCTATTTAAAGGGTATTTGTCCTCCTGAGTCCAGGCCACTGACCTGGGTCTTCCTTCTCGCATCCAGACAAACCATGACACAAGACacttgggtgggtggggaatgaaCCTGTGGATCTGCTCTAGTATCATCCCCATTCTACAGGGCGGGAAGGGaacctgaagcacagagaagcaaAATCACTAACCCAGCGAGTCAGCAGCGGAGTTGGGGttagaactcaggtctcttgaTGACAATTCCTCTGATCTAACTAGAGCATACTGCAGCCCTGAGTTAGGAGGCATGCAGCGTCTCTTTGTACTCTCACCCTGCTCTTGCGTCCTAGCTAGCCCCACCCTCTCTCATTTTTTGACTCATTCTGGCACCTTGGCCCAATCCAGAACCCTCTTGTGCAAAGCCCTGTTGTGAAATCAGGCAGCTGGCACACACGTTTCACAGCAAACCTTTATTATCTGGACCTCAGCAAACTTGTTCCTGGATCACTGTATAGAGATTCATCTGAAAACGCTGGGTGCATCCACATGGTCACTTCGCATCTGGTGCAGATCTGCACCCCCCTGCTAGTCCTCAGGAATGCCTACAGCTGTGGTTCTTATGATGATAGGCACTTTGGCCACAACTGTGGTCATGGACCAGGGAAGGTAAACAGTCCCTATCAGCTCATACCGGACTTCCATGATATCGTTAGCTATGGACATGCTGCTGACAGACAGTAATTTGGGCAGGGGGAACATGCTGGTGATCTTTGTGACCTCAAAGGAGGCTGCCTTGGTTTTGGACTCCAGCCTCATCACTTCGTTTCGGTCTTCCAAGAAGCGCCGTTCTGCCCTGACGGTGTAGCCCAGGTAGAGGATGATGGAGTACAAGGCAAAAACCACCTTCCTGATGGACCTGCTTGTCTGGTTGTCAATCTCTGTTGTGAAGATGATGTGTTCACCGGGGGCGAATGTGTTTTTCTCCAAGGAAATCCGGAGGATGACGAGGCCGTGTTTGAAGCAGCAATGATAAGCTATGTGCTTGTCGACTTCCACCACCAAAGGGTActgcatggggaagggggaaaggtaGAGTATGGTGAGTGCCTTTCACAGGATACAATATGATTGCCTTGGTTCCTTACACACATGGAACTGCAGATGCAGGAGCAGAGGCTGCTTCACACTGAAAGAAATCTGCAGACACCCAAAACTTCATGCTGCATGTGTGGCCCTTTGTACTTCATAGAAGCAGTGAGAATAGACCTCACATTCTTCTCCACAGGCCcctgtcacttgagctaaaggagaattttTGTTAGCAGTCCAGGGCATATGACACACAGCTTAGCAgtcctgattccatccagtagagagcAAGGGAAATGCACACAATATATATCTACACCAAATTCAGGGGAAGGCCACAAATGGGCCATTAAAAGTAGCATTTTCTCATCATCTTGATGCAATGATTAGCATTAGGTCTCAGTGTAGGTGATTTCGGTAACGCTGGCAGATTGTATGCTGTGCAAAGTTCACTCAAGGGCTCAGACCCCAAAGCAAAAGAATAACATTAATAGTCACACTTCTCTAGCCCCTTCCATCCATGTACCTCAGAGCTTGTTACAAACAAGAATGAATGAAGCCTCGTTATCCACCCTGTGGGGTAGAGAAGAGTTATCTCCTGGTGCACACGTCAGGAAGGAAGATGGCAGAATTTGCTGACGGTGCCATTTAAAACAGAATACTAAAGATAGTAATAAGGTTAGGAATCACTGTATTATTTACACCACACCATAAATGTGTATGGGGCTGGGTGCTGTCAATAATACAAGTCAAGTAATAAAAGGCCATAGGCGTGAATCAGAGCTCACTTACACTaccataattccattgacttcaacagagttaatcctgatttacacctgagagagagcagagtttggctctACGGTCCAGAATCTAATTTACGCTCAGGcccttttacaccactctggcagtgcaaaggggccttagCATAAATGGGAATCAGGCCCCGTGTCTCTACCCTAATGAATTTGCAGTCAAAGGGGCTAATCCTGATGCATGTGAGTAGCTCTACTTacccattgagttcaataggactactcatgtgagtaatatTTTCAAGACTGATCTCTGGGAATACGTAATAATGTAGCCGTGAAATAAGAACATGCATAATTATTGTTCAAGGAAAATGATGTGTGAGGAGGCTGTGTACTGGAAGCCTCGAGATGCTGAATGATTCAGggtcccttttttttcctgtacCATTTTGGCTGGGATGTTAATGTTCCCTGCACCTTTTAGGGTTCAATTCACTATcaactctcttctcttctttagTGTTAAATCCAGTTTCTGCTGTTACTCCACATCCTTAGGGACGCTTGACACTCCTGAAAAGGAGCTGGCTGTTTCATCCTACTAGGCTCAAGTGACTGTGCAGATTTTGGCTGCCCCAGGAACCAGTGTTGCTGCCGGGGAGATTTCTCCTGACTCTGCATGGAGCatggatttcaaggccagaagagaccattgtgatcacctactctgacctcctgtagaacacaggccatagaacttccccagaataattcttagagaacatcttttagaaaaacatcccatctttaTTTACaatttgccagtgatggaggatccaccacgACCATTGTTGCAAGGGATAATGaccatcactgataaaaatgtatgcctcatttccagtctgaatttgtctagcttcaacttccagtccttggatcatgttagacctttctctgctgtaCTGAAGATCCCATTCTCAtgcatttgttccccatgtagatacttataaagTATAATCAAGTCGCCCCTTAAACTCCTCTTTGTTAAGATAGACTCAAGCAGCTCAATCTACTTATCATTATCAGGCATGTTTCCTAATCCTTTGCTCATCCTCATGGCTCTTGTCTGAACTCTCtgcagtttatcaacatccttcttgaattgtggacaccagacctGGACAGCGTATTGCACCATTGTCAGGAGTAAAATAACCTCTATACTCCTActtaagattcccctgtttatgtatccaagaattgcattagctattttggccacagcattggacccaggagctcatgttcagctgattatccaccagggccgccaaatctttttcagagtcactacttcccaacataaagtccctcatcctgtaagtatggtctgtattctttgttcctagatgtatacaatTACATTTAGCTACATTAAACCACATATTGTTTTGCTTGTACCTGCTGCATTGTTTAAATCATTGTAATTTTAACAATGATCTTCAAAGGAAACAGATAATGGTTGTATGAAATTTTTTCTGCTTTATGATATAGAGAGAAGTCCTGGAAGTTCTTTTCCCCCAatgcctgttctttttttaaacctcccTATAAATATCAGGAAAGTTCAGCCTGTATGCTTGAGAAAGAAGCCACGGGGAACATCTGTTGACCAATGTGGGCTAATGAGACCACGTTACTCCAGTGTTCCATCTCTTCACTGACTGCCAGTTGAATATCAGATTGGGCTAGAAAGCCCTGATGGGGCTGAGGCAGATGATGCTACCAAGCCTAGAGTCATGGGGGACAGACTGAAATGTGAAGTTGACGTTTTCCTCTTACAGTGTCACTTAACATGGCGCCATGAGGAATCGAGGTGTCTCCTCCTTTCACCATGGCCCTGTTGGGGCACATCTCCTATTTCCCCTATTCTCCTCTTTAATAGGAAACCTCCAGCCACTAATTCCCCAACTGCCCTCCACAAACATACATGCTATCCTATTGCTACCCTTTACCTTCCATGGAATTGTATCACTTTAGCTGACAAGGCCGAGCAATTAGGTGGGAGAAGGTCATGCACTGACTCTTAGGCTTGGCCTGCACACCGCTTTTGTACCAGGATAATAATGTCCATCAGGGGTGtgacttttattttattgttaccAGTATAAGCgtctttataccagtataactgcatccactttggggtggggttgggtgggGCTGGAGTGTACCGCTTTAAGTATACCAGTGTACTTAAAGTGCACATGGTACAACTTTTGCACGTAGCCATGCCCTTAGCGTGCGCGGCCCCGATTCAGGTGGCTTTACTGTGGGTCCCCATTTTTGCTTGAACCAGCTCCCAGGTCCTGGTCTTGATCGCCAAAGCGCCTCGTAGGCCAAACTAAATGTCTTTGGAAAAGGGGAGCGAGGAGACAATTCTAGTTTCTGTGTGTAGACCGCCTGTCTGGACTTACGTAGTTTTGTAAGGATGCTCCAATACCACAGGGATGGGCCTGGCACACATAGCTAGCTAGACCTCATTGGGAGCAGCACTGGACCCTTACACTCTTTTTCTGTCCTCCTGTCACAGGAAGAATATTCTCTATTTACTTTACCTGGGATTGTATTTTATCTTTAAGGATGCCAGAGGTCCCTTGCACTAGTAAATATTTCTTCTGCTTGGCTAAGATGAGCTCTCGACTGGCGCAGGAGGCTTTGACGAAGTAGGAGACACGGGCTATGTTGCTGGTGAATGTCGATGGAAGTCTGTCAGGTAAGTTGAAATGGAAGTCAAAGGTGTGGGTGCCCGAACCTAGCCAGTTATCTGAAAGCCAAACGACACTCCCTCACTTACCGAGCTAAAAGATAACCTCTTATTTATGGGCTGCCTTGCGTTCttgatggaatttttttaatgagGATAGCACCCCTCAGCTGCTTGCAAATTATTTTTAGGGGTCTGTTCCTGCcgaatgctgagcaccctcaacttttAATGTGGTCACTAGGCATGAAGGGTGCTCAACAGCTCTCAAGCCCTACAGAAGTCAGGCAATGGAATACCTACTTCTCCTTTATTGGTGTCACTGGTCATAACAAACCCTCACAGAGCCTAAGTCTCCACAGCCTGGCTTTTTGTGTTTTCAGTTACACCCGTGCAAAGTGGGGGTAAAATTGCTATCAGATCACTTACACCAGTGATAATATTTTACTTTCGCTTTGCATTAATGTGAATGACACAAGATGCAAGGCCATGGAAAATCATTTCAGTTTTCTGCTTCTGCCTCTTTCTTAAATTCAGTTTGTAGTGTAAGCAGGTGCAATTACATTGAATTTAATGGAGAGGTTTCCTGCTCGCACCAAGCTAAAGTTGGCCTTGTCTCACTTTGAACTGATAAGACCATCTTTCTGATATAATTCCCCACATACAGGTACTCTTTTGGGATTtagaatgccttttttttttttcagtttagtttaaaccaCTTCTAAACAGacataagctaaactgaaaaaggcACTCTAAATCCCAAAGGAGAATGTGCACATAGGGAGTTATACTGCATAGCTAAAGTAGTATAATTACACTGGTATAGGACTGCTGGTAAATTTTGTGAAAGAAACCTTGAGAGTTGTGGTTTCTtagtatctctgaaaatcaggctgtttaTTTAGGAGACTAAATATGGATTTACGTGCCTGCCTTTAGGCACCCAATTTTGAAACATTTGGCGTTTAAGATCGAGAGTTGAAAAGTGTCATAGAAGCACTgcttgttgttattattatgcTAAATATCAGAAAGATAATTTCACCCTAGATTTACAACAACACCTGGCACAACTTTGAACTTGTAGGAGGAATTTACTTGCCACGGTGAGGGGTAATATGCTAAATCCAAGACTTGATTGCACATGTAGGACAAATGACCTTTCTGGTGGGGCATAGCCTTTAAATCCTAATAGTCTAGGAGGAGTTGCAGTCTGACCATTGGAGGTCATAGGTCAAATCCAAGATTTAATGCATTGACATGCAGCCTAACCTTCAACTCTTAACTACCTAGGAGGAGTTCACAACACACTGGTTTTATATTCCTGTGAACATCAGGGATTAGCTAATTCTGTATGTAAAAACACAGTAAGACCCTGACTAATTTTCATTTACCTCCTCTGCGTAACTTATAACCTCCCTGCCTCTCAGCAAGGCTATAACAGCATAAGCCATAGCGAGGTCTCATATTATCaagatttcattatttttacaaaatatagtGTGGTACACTTACCAccacataaaaaaattaaaaatgacagttgacaaaataaatgaacaaagtacATTGATACCTGGTCTAAACTTAGGACTTGTCtgcacttaaaacgctacagtggtacagctgcatcGTAgttcttcagtgtagacaagtggttctcaacccctggcctggaggctgCTTGCAACCCAATCAGAGCatagctgtggcccatgtgaaatcctcaggaccatacaggtagtatatatattgtgtggatgcagcccacacaACACATAGAGAGCGCCGTATGCAGCTCAGTGGTAAATAGGTAATCCACGTCccagagaggtggtagctaggtcagtggaagaattcttccgtcgacctagcggTGTTTACATGGGAATTTAGGTTCGTTGGTTTAACTACGTCACTCAgcgctgtggatttttcacagccctgagcaatgtagttatattgacttaattttctagtgtagaccaggccttagaggtTTTATTGGCATAGCTATATGTCATTTAGGGGTGTGATTCTTTACctacatagctatgccagtaaaagTCCTAGAGTAgatggagttatactggtataactgtgctTATGCTATTACAGATTATGCTAACTGGGAGATTTACAtatgttatactggtataatcaCTTTTATCCCAATATAAATGTGTTCACTCTAAAGGATTTTCCTGATCtagctatactgatataactatacCAGAAAACCCCTCCTAGTTTAGACAAGGTCTTAGTGATGCATTACTGTGACTATATGTATACATATGTACACACACttactatgggccagattgtgattcCTTTATTCACATTGAGtggtaccttactccacaaataaACCCttagatttcaatgggactatacATGGTGTAAAGTACTACTAAGTGAGAGTAAGTGTATCTCAAACTGGCTCTGATGTGCAAAATACGATCTCCTGGTTTCCTTTTCTCCTAATACAAGGACAAGGGGACATTCCCGGAAATTGAAAGGGAGCACATTTAAAacggataaaaggaaatactttttctgcacaaacacagaattaACGTTGGGACATCCATTGCCACCATTTTtcatttacacttttaaaaaaatataaatccaaataaataaagacCTCATGGAAGCCAAGAGGTCAGAGGAAATAAAAGAGACTGGACTGTTACATGGATAATGAGATTATTATCAGGATTTCAGATTAAAATCAGATCagagtttaaaattaaatatttttttaaaagtgcccaAAGTTcagcctcctgcttcagggcttaagccaataTCTAATCAATAAGGTTAGGAAGAAATACTTCCCGTGGGCAGGTTATCACATAACTGTCTAATGTagtgtttcttgcatttttctcTTAAGTGGTTGGCGTAATGACAGGACACAGGGCTAGACTGATCACtgatctgatccaatatggcaatttcTGTGTTCACTAGTGCAAAATTAGTGAGGTTTTACTCTGTGTTCTTTGAACTCTGTGGTTCCAATTCCTTACCCGCTATTTTGAATGTCTTTGTTTTATTGATGTAGTCAGCCTTGTTATTGCAGACAATGTCTCTGCTGTAATCCTTGTCAGCATTAATCTCTTCATTCCACTCCAAATAGCCTCTTCCCACGAGCTCTACCTTCACTATGGGGTTGATCAAAGATTTGTTAAGGCTCAGGATCACTTGGCCATCTATGCTGGAGCCTGCCAAATACACCGTATCTTCAGGCAGCACCAGGTTAATCGATTTCACCACCGACATCAGGGAAGAACAGAAGCCGGCTGTTGTCTGTGCTTCCTAaggatctgtgtgtgtctgtgatgtCAAAGGTTTGTGACATCACTGCATTTACAGTGAGAGCTAAGCATCTGCGGTTCTGTTCGGCCTCGATAGCAGTGCCAGCTTTCAGGATTTGTCCCAGTAATGATGTTTTTGAGGTCCTTATTATTTAGtacttgtattatggtagtgcctcaAGGCCCCTACTGAGATCAGTGACCCATTGTGCTGGGGCCAAAtatacattctaaatagacaagacagacacagtctgggagggaaaacagagaatAGAACCCCAGTCTTGTGATTCCTGAGACTCTTTTAGGGATTAGAGAGAGGGGACACTTCAGGAAGACAGTTTGAGGGGTCACGGCCATCAGGGGAGGGCACTTGCTCATCTTTGCCAAGTTTCCTTGGAGTTTGCATGCGCTACTTTTTGTCAGCAAGTGTCTTATGAGGCGTCATGAGGAATCTGTTTGCTGAGAGGTCCATTGTTCTGCCACCATTTGTTTCAGACTGAATAATGCTCCATATTTCTCGCGCTTTTTATGAGCCACAGGGGAAGTGCCGGGCTTTTGCCTGCAGACCAACTTTTCTTGCAGGcactggccctgattcaggaaagcaatgAAGCATGTGCTTCAGGTTCGGCAcgtgtttaagtgcttttgaTGCCTTGATTTCTTTTGCTAAACTATTAATCCTGGGAGATGAGCTGAGTAAAGGAAAAAGTGCATGATATCAAAGGTGTGGCTTCAGAGATATCTTCATGGATGGAAGGAACAGAGCCCACTCTGAGCTGCTGggctttttcttctccttcccctttttgtGGAAATGATATGTgtccagcagctccttgcctcaTTACACCCCTTGCCTCAAATCTTCTGTGGTGCCAGAGGGGAAGCGTTTCAGAGtaaccgccgtgttagtctgtattcgcaaaaagaacaggaggacttgtggcaccttagagactaacaaatttatttgagcgtaagctttcgtgagctaaggcccacttcatcggatgaatgagGGGAAGCGGAGGGTTCTGCTTGCCAGGGGCAGCAGCTCTGGCGGGCTGTCCTTGCAGAGGAGACCGGAAATGGGGAAAGGGACTCAATCCGCTGGTTTCCCCAGGAGGGTAGAGCAGTAGCTTAGGGCAGAGGGGACAGGTCAGCAGCATTTGTCATCACGATACATTGCAAGCAAAGGGGACGGAGCTGAAAGTTGAATGGAGGGGAAACGGGTGCTGGAGAGGCCGTTACCTCGGGCGGCCCTGCTGAGGGTGAACTCCAGCCCTGATTTATTTCCTAGAAACCCCCTGCCCCGTGGCTGTGCGCTGTTAAACTTcctccccgctccaccccagaggaggcaGCATTTCCCGACTGATTTCTCTCGGGAGGGGGCACTGAGCAGGGCTGCGGGGAAAGGAGCTGTCGGCATTTTACCCCCCGCCGGAGAGCGCTCCCCGCTTCCCAAGCCAGAGGCTGGAACGAGCCCCCCAAccacctggggggggggctcatTCTTCTTTCAGGGGACTGGCCAGGATGGGAACGGAGCAAGCCCCAGGCGGGGTGCCGCGGCACCTCCCACCCTGCAATGCTTCAGGACCCCCCCGGGCATGCAGGGGGGCACCCCTCGCTGCAGGCAGGGGGCCGCGGCAGCAAGCCCCCCCCCAGCACGCCGGCATccctggggccgggcgtgggCTCCTCCCCGTCTTCCTCCTTCCCGCCACCAGCCACCAATCGGCAGCCGCCCGCCCCACCCCGGCCTTTCCCGCGCCAAACTCCAAAGCCAGCCGCGGGGTTCGCGGGCGGCAGCAGTCgcggccggggtgggggggggggaagccggGGCGGCCGTTGACACCCGGCGAGCGGCGCGGGGCTGCGGGCGCTCGCTTTGCAGCACGTGGCAGCAGCGCCGGGGAGCGCTGCCGTGTGACCCCCAGGGGCGGACGGAgccgcccccgccctgccccaagCTCCCGTCCCGCTGCAGGGATTGCGAAAGGTGAGTgtctccgggggggggggtgactatTGCAATGGCTTATTTGCAGGAAAGGGGTTTGCAGCGTGAGCGGGGAGCAGCCCCCGTGGCGAACGGGAGAGACtcttttgccccctccctcccccagcagaaaCCAAGTGGCTGCAAACATCGCCGCTCCTGTAACTGTCCCAGCTGGGATGTAGCCGGCAGATGTTGTAGGGTGACTGTTACATTTGTTCGTAAAGGGTTTATTTAtagcaacggggggggggggggaggttatcTCGTCAAAAGTGGTATCCTCTAGGGAACTTGCTCAGGTTGGAGATCAAGTCCCTGCAAAAGCCCTGGTGCCCCTGCCCCTTATGAAATACCAACGCGGAACGGAGCAACTTaagtttttctgcatttttttttttaaagtttattgtAGAAAGTGGGGAGGAGCGATTTGCAGATTGCTTCTTCACTGACAGCAGCTAGGAAGCAGGGGGTCCCCTGAGCCCGCCTCCCGAGTGCAAACAGAGAGAGGGCAAGGCTCTGCCAAAAAAGTGTCTTGCTATAGGAGCAAATGCCAACGGGCAGGGAGACATTTTGAGTCTTGCAGAGTGTTTATAATGTCGATGTTTAGAAGATGGGATCTTGGTCGTACAAGGAGCATCTGCTGTGGGCTTTACAAACGTGGGATACGAACACAGTAGTTCCTCGGAGAGACAGTCTCCGTCTTTAAGCAGTCTGTCtttttcccagctctgtcccttACCCGCAAACTCTAACTAGTTCATTGTATATCAGTCAATTGTGTGCCCCCTTTTTATAGAGTGCAACGTTTACCAGCTATGCATAATAAACGGATTCTACCTTTCCCCATCTCCAAGTACAAGCAGAGACAAAGTTCTCTGTGCCTCGAGTCCTGAAATGCAATGGGAAGGCAGTCTGGAGACTGCAAtcggtttttatttttaaagcctatTTTTAGAGAGGATAATAGGTTTAGGTAATCAGCTGGCAGTGTCTTAGCCTGAATCCCTCACAGTTGCCAGCAGGGAGCAGACCCTTTCAGAAAGTCAACGCTCCATTCCTGCTGTTGGGTGCTGTGGCGGAAACCAGAAATCTTGCAGTTGTATGTGAAATTATTttaggggctggtggggagggtgggTTTGCAGCTTTTATTGGGTTGCCATTGCACGCACAACTTGGAAACACCTCTCCCTGAGAAAAAACAGATTGAAAGTTTAAAATGTCCTATTCCCCGGGTGGCATTGAG containing:
- the ARRDC5 gene encoding arrestin domain-containing protein 5, whose product is MSVVKSINLVLPEDTVYLAGSSIDGQVILSLNKSLINPIVKVELVGRGYLEWNEEINADKDYSRDIVCNNKADYINKTKTFKIADNWLGSGTHTFDFHFNLPDRLPSTFTSNIARVSYFVKASCASRELILAKQKKYLLVQGTSGILKDKIQSQYPLVVEVDKHIAYHCCFKHGLVILRISLEKNTFAPGEHIIFTTEIDNQTSRSIRKVVFALYSIILYLGYTVRAERRFLEDRNEVMRLESKTKAASFEVTKITSMFPLPKLLSVSSMSIANDIMEVRYELIGTVYLPWSMTTVVAKVPIIIRTTAVGIPED